The Psychroflexus sp. ALD_RP9 region TGAAAATTTTTTAGTTGAAGATGTAAGTGCCCAAGACAATTACATTGCTTGTAGTATAGATGTAAAATCTGAAATTGTAATTCCTTTATTTGTTAATGGCGAAAACATTGGTCAAATAGATATCGATTCAAATACCGCAAATGCTTTCACTCAAGAAGATAAAAACTTTCTAGTTTGGCTTAACGCAGAAGTTGCAAAACTATATTAACCGATTTTTCGGTTTTCAAGCTTATTGTGGTTAAACTCTGGAACAAGCTGATACAATATTTTTAGCGCAGCTAAAGTTTGATTTTGGATAATTTGATTAGATAAATTTTCTAATAAAATAGTATTTTCTTTATCAAACTCAAAAGATGACTTAGCAATTAAAATTTTCTGATGATGAGTTGGTAAAGTATTTTCTTTATCAGCAAGCAACTCTTCGTAGAGCTTTTCACCAGGACGCAGACCTGTATAGGTAATATTAATATCTACATTAGGTGTAAAACCTGATAATCGTATCATTTGTTTGGCTAAATCTACTATTTTAACTGGTTTGCCCATATCAAACACAAAAATTTCGCCTCCTTTACCTAAAGCGCCAGCCTCAAGAACTAATTGACAAGCTTCATCGATTGTCATAAAATATCGAGTAATATCAGGGTGAGTTACAGTCACAGGTCCATTTTGCAAAATTTGCTTTTTAAAATGCGGGATCACAGAACCATTAGACCCTAAAACATTACCAAAACGTGTGGTTATAAATAAGGTTTTATTACTTTTTTGGCGTGAGACAAACTGTACAAAAATTTCGGCGCTTCGCTTTGTGGCACCCATTATATTTGTAGGATTTACTGCCTTATCTGTAGAAACAAACACAAACCTATTAACTTGATGCTTTGATGCTAAGTTAACTAAGTTTTGAGTACCCAAGTAATTTACGTGCATTGCTTCAATTGGATTATCTTCCATCATTGGAACATGCTTATAAGCTGCACCATGAAATACCACATCAGGCTTAAATTGTTCAAAAACTTCAGCTAAACGCTCATAATTTCTAACATCAGCAATAATAGCTTTAAACTGGGTCTCAGGGTGCTCTTTTCTAATATAAATACACATATCGTGTAATGGCGTTTCAGCTTGGTCGAGAAGTAATATTTCTTTCGGACCAAATG contains the following coding sequences:
- a CDS encoding polysaccharide biosynthesis protein, which translates into the protein MFRSYSGIVRYTGFRDAIKLIQTTIFSVAILLIINNIYYMAYEIKIIVDAGLIMYGFILFSILFLFRIVVKRAYQLIHATQTTTNAYILGTSLADVAIAEGIISDTQTKFKLSGFVNVNSKIKRNRIFNLPIVQVDDLLGSQNEQCVIINSSKLDQLDQSLQKKIDVLLENNIKVYKLPEIQDWNDTTNVLSQIKEINLEDLLQRNPIKLNKEKLKSIYLGKTILVTGAAGSIGSDIVRQLIPFGPKEILLLDQAETPLHDMCIYIRKEHPETQFKAIIADVRNYERLAEVFEQFKPDVVFHGAAYKHVPMMEDNPIEAMHVNYLGTQNLVNLASKHQVNRFVFVSTDKAVNPTNIMGATKRSAEIFVQFVSRQKSNKTLFITTRFGNVLGSNGSVIPHFKKQILQNGPVTVTHPDITRYFMTIDEACQLVLEAGALGKGGEIFVFDMGKPVKIVDLAKQMIRLSGFTPNVDINITYTGLRPGEKLYEELLADKENTLPTHHQKILIAKSSFEFDKENTILLENLSNQIIQNQTLAALKILYQLVPEFNHNKLENRKIG